A window from Canis lupus familiaris isolate Mischka breed German Shepherd chromosome 18, alternate assembly UU_Cfam_GSD_1.0, whole genome shotgun sequence encodes these proteins:
- the C18H11orf96 gene encoding uncharacterized protein C11orf96 homolog: MAAAAPVEPPRVGCSYQAVMPPCAGLAPELPQPARPARPARGKARLRRPRQSRFKTQPVTFDEIQEVEEEGASPLEEEKARRSFLQSLECLRRSTQSLSLQREPLGACRLRNSLDSSDSDSAV; encoded by the coding sequence ATGGCGGCCGCCGCGCCCGTGGAGCCGCCGCGCGTGGGCTGCAGCTACCAGGCGGTGATGCCGCCCTGCGCCGGCCTGGCCCCCGAGCTCCCGCAGCCCGcgcggcccgcccgccccgcccgcggcaAGGCCCGGCTGCGGCGGCCGCGCCAGTCCCGCTTCAAGACGCAGCCGGTGACCTTCGACGAGAtccaggaggtggaggaggagggcgcGTCCCcgctggaggaggagaaggcgCGGCGCTCGTTCCTGCAGAGCCTGGAGTGCCTGCGCCGCAGCACGCAGAGCCTGTCGCTGCAGAGGGAGCCGCTGGGCGCCTGCAGGCTCCGCAACAGCCTGGACTCCAGCGACTCGGACTCGGCCGTGTGA